The Sinomicrobium kalidii genome contains a region encoding:
- a CDS encoding hydroxymethylglutaryl-CoA reductase, degradative codes for MKQPVEGFSKLSKSQKIDWLAKTYFADPEKAITIFKKYWNDDTKLQKLHDEFIENTISNYYLPLGIAPNFLINNKLYTLPMAIEESSVVAAAGKAAKFWSRRGGFRAEVIATEKIGQVHFTYKGDPEKLRTYFKHIKPTLLSDIAAISANMEKRGGGVTGIELRDRTDALKDYYQLHCTFETLDAMGANFINSCLEQFARTFKKGAQEYSGFSEDEKQVQIVMSILSNYVPDCRVRAEVSCKVDELNEDHMPPREFAEKFVRAVEIARIDPHRAVTHNKGVMNGIDAVILATGNDFRAVEAGIHAYAARDGKYTSLTRASVEGDTFRFEIEVPLALGTVGGLTSLHPLVKLSLEMLGNPSAPELMQITAVAGLAQNFAAIRSLVTTGIQKGHMKMHLLNILNQLQATEEEKEYFVRYFKDKTATHQSVTEAFYKLREKA; via the coding sequence ATGAAGCAACCTGTTGAAGGATTTTCCAAACTCTCCAAAAGCCAGAAAATAGATTGGCTGGCCAAAACCTATTTTGCCGACCCGGAAAAGGCCATAACCATTTTCAAAAAATACTGGAATGACGACACAAAGCTCCAGAAACTACACGATGAGTTTATAGAGAACACCATCTCGAATTATTACCTTCCCCTCGGGATAGCTCCGAATTTCCTTATTAATAACAAACTCTACACCCTTCCCATGGCCATAGAGGAAAGTTCCGTAGTGGCCGCCGCGGGAAAAGCGGCCAAATTCTGGTCCAGAAGGGGCGGATTCCGTGCGGAGGTCATTGCCACGGAAAAGATCGGTCAGGTACATTTTACATACAAAGGAGATCCCGAAAAACTCCGGACCTATTTTAAACATATAAAACCAACACTGCTCAGCGACATTGCCGCCATTTCCGCGAATATGGAAAAGAGGGGCGGCGGGGTTACCGGAATAGAACTCCGCGACAGGACCGATGCGCTGAAGGATTACTATCAGCTTCACTGCACCTTTGAGACCCTTGATGCCATGGGAGCGAATTTCATCAATTCGTGCCTGGAACAATTTGCCAGGACTTTTAAGAAAGGGGCACAGGAGTATTCCGGTTTCAGTGAAGATGAAAAGCAGGTACAGATAGTGATGAGCATTCTGTCTAATTACGTCCCCGACTGCCGGGTAAGGGCCGAGGTTTCCTGCAAGGTGGATGAACTGAACGAAGACCACATGCCACCACGGGAGTTTGCTGAAAAGTTTGTCCGTGCCGTAGAGATTGCAAGGATAGACCCTCACAGGGCAGTAACCCACAACAAGGGAGTGATGAACGGCATTGACGCCGTTATCCTGGCCACGGGCAATGATTTCCGTGCCGTGGAGGCCGGAATACATGCATACGCAGCCAGGGACGGCAAGTACACCAGTCTTACCCGGGCTTCTGTAGAAGGTGATACCTTCCGGTTTGAAATAGAAGTTCCCCTGGCACTGGGCACAGTAGGCGGACTCACGAGCCTGCACCCGCTGGTAAAACTGTCGCTGGAAATGCTGGGCAACCCTTCAGCTCCCGAACTGATGCAAATTACCGCCGTAGCCGGACTGGCCCAGAATTTTGCGGCCATACGATCACTTGTTACTACCGGAATACAAAAGGGGCACATGAAAATGCACCTGCTCAATATCCTCAACCAACTCCAGGCCACCGAGGAAGAAAAGGAATATTTTGTCCGGTATTTCAAGGACAAGACGGCAACACACCAATCGGTGACGGAAGCGTTTTACAAATTGCGGGAAAAGGCATAA
- a CDS encoding GYDIA family GHMP kinase has translation MKKHFYSNGKLLLTGEYAVLDGALCMAVPTSYGQSLTVEKGEEGKISWISTDEKGHQWFTHTFDITSIKQQGNTHTENAVAQRLIALFQTARQLNPGFLAAGDGFKVTAKLGFPRDWGLGSSSTLVNNMAQWAHVDPYELLWHTFSGSGYDIACAGHNTPLFYRVRDRNPEVMPVKFDPPFKEQLFFVHLNQKQNSREGIKRYKSIVSDKKDALKAISDITKHIAACRALEEFETLLEQHEQLISSLIQLPPAGERLFPDYPGKIKSLGAWGGDFVLATSRTHPEKYFKQKGYNTILPYADMVLKGE, from the coding sequence GTGAAAAAACACTTTTACAGCAACGGCAAGCTTTTACTGACCGGGGAATACGCAGTCCTGGACGGCGCCCTGTGCATGGCCGTCCCCACCTCTTACGGGCAATCCCTCACCGTAGAAAAGGGCGAAGAAGGTAAGATTTCCTGGATCAGCACCGACGAAAAAGGCCATCAGTGGTTTACCCATACCTTTGATATTACATCTATAAAACAACAAGGAAATACCCACACGGAAAATGCGGTTGCACAAAGGCTTATCGCTCTTTTTCAGACGGCCCGACAATTAAACCCCGGCTTTTTAGCGGCCGGAGACGGTTTTAAGGTCACGGCCAAACTCGGTTTTCCCCGGGACTGGGGGCTGGGTTCCTCTTCTACCCTGGTCAATAACATGGCACAATGGGCACATGTCGATCCGTATGAACTGTTGTGGCATACCTTTTCCGGAAGCGGGTATGATATTGCCTGCGCCGGACATAATACCCCCCTGTTTTACAGGGTCAGGGACCGGAACCCGGAAGTTATGCCCGTAAAATTCGACCCTCCTTTTAAGGAACAGCTCTTCTTTGTACACCTCAACCAAAAACAAAACAGCAGGGAAGGGATAAAAAGATATAAAAGCATTGTTTCGGATAAAAAGGACGCCCTTAAAGCCATTTCGGATATTACGAAGCACATTGCAGCTTGCCGTGCCCTCGAAGAATTCGAGACCCTTCTGGAGCAACACGAACAGCTCATATCTTCCCTCATTCAGCTCCCCCCGGCCGGGGAACGCCTGTTTCCCGATTATCCCGGAAAAATAAAGAGCCTGGGAGCCTGGGGCGGGGATTTTGTCCTGGCTACCTCGCGTACACATCCCGAAAAATACTTTAAACAAAAAGGGTATAACACCATACTCCCTTATGCGGACATGGTTTTAAAAGGAGAATAA
- a CDS encoding SsrA-binding protein: MKKRFFKLLAKLNKLLLPSFSKRQLDLAKAKKWQLAIIGWRAYVTRNALE; the protein is encoded by the coding sequence ATGAAAAAGCGTTTTTTTAAACTCCTCGCCAAACTGAACAAGCTGTTGCTGCCGTCTTTCAGCAAGAGGCAACTCGACCTTGCCAAAGCCAAAAAATGGCAACTGGCCATTATAGGATGGCGGGCTTATGTAACCAGGAATGCCCTGGAGTAA
- a CDS encoding M56 family metallopeptidase, whose product MDAVPVTYAFASTGENPVAREVVTGPDVWRSIFWVYISGAVFFFGKLTIQLISLYRFFRGCKRSRQNGITVYKTSRNITPFSFFNSIVYNPEMYSNQSELNIIIRHESVHVKQKHSIDVMCVHLLVIFQWCNPLVWLYKKAVTENLEYLADGDTVQDGFNKKDYQYLLLQQTGSHIEHIPVTNTFFNSLIKKRVIMLNKNNSNRKQLWKYGIVIPVLTVFLFAVNTETMAQEKVVDDKVEMEDALLIIDGKVSERSHLNNLDETSIADMSVLKTNAVEKYGERGRNGVIEIFTKAYRKKHPQQKNTIRGLETNGTVIEGIHTGNQYFLKDGKIRSNGAMSNQESKPLFVIDGKEQQRNFDLNTFDEAKIMAIHILKREKAIEKYGKEKGKNGVVEITTK is encoded by the coding sequence GTGGATGCTGTTCCGGTAACATATGCCTTCGCATCAACCGGGGAAAATCCTGTTGCCCGGGAAGTCGTTACCGGGCCGGATGTATGGCGTAGCATATTCTGGGTGTATATTTCGGGAGCGGTTTTTTTCTTCGGAAAGCTTACAATACAGCTTATTTCACTGTATCGTTTTTTCCGGGGCTGCAAAAGATCTCGACAAAACGGTATTACGGTGTACAAAACCTCCCGTAACATTACACCGTTTTCGTTTTTTAATAGCATAGTGTACAACCCGGAGATGTATTCAAACCAAAGCGAATTGAATATTATTATCCGTCATGAAAGTGTGCATGTAAAACAAAAACATTCTATCGATGTAATGTGTGTACACCTGCTTGTAATATTTCAATGGTGTAATCCATTGGTATGGCTGTATAAAAAAGCGGTAACTGAAAACCTTGAATATTTAGCAGACGGAGATACTGTGCAGGATGGTTTTAATAAAAAGGACTATCAATATCTGTTGCTACAGCAAACGGGTTCCCATATTGAACACATACCGGTAACCAATACCTTCTTCAATTCATTAATCAAAAAACGAGTAATTATGTTAAACAAAAACAATTCAAACCGAAAACAGTTGTGGAAATACGGGATAGTGATTCCGGTATTGACCGTATTCTTGTTTGCCGTAAACACAGAAACAATGGCGCAGGAGAAAGTTGTGGATGATAAGGTTGAAATGGAAGACGCCTTATTAATAATAGATGGAAAAGTTAGTGAAAGAAGCCATCTGAATAATCTCGATGAGACAAGTATAGCTGACATGAGTGTTTTAAAAACAAATGCAGTTGAAAAATATGGGGAAAGGGGAAGAAATGGTGTTATCGAAATCTTTACAAAGGCGTATCGAAAAAAACATCCGCAACAGAAAAATACTATCCGCGGACTTGAGACGAATGGGACGGTGATCGAAGGGATTCACACAGGAAATCAATATTTTCTGAAAGATGGAAAAATAAGGAGTAACGGCGCTATGAGTAATCAGGAATCGAAGCCTCTTTTTGTTATCGACGGTAAGGAGCAACAAAGGAATTTTGATTTGAATACTTTTGACGAAGCTAAAATTATGGCCATTCATATTTTAAAAAGAGAAAAAGCTATAGAAAAATATGGAAAGGAGAAAGGAAAGAATGGAGTTGTAGAGATTACCACAAAATGA
- a CDS encoding BlaI/MecI/CopY family transcriptional regulator, protein MQKLTNKEEEVMKMLWKLERAFVKDILAEFGADKPHYNTLSTIIRNLEEKEYVGHVAYGNTHQYYPVVRKEDYRKKFIHNAIADYFNHSYKGLISFFAEEEKISASELREIIREIENKK, encoded by the coding sequence ATGCAAAAACTCACTAATAAAGAAGAAGAAGTGATGAAAATGCTCTGGAAGCTGGAAAGAGCCTTTGTAAAGGATATCCTGGCCGAATTCGGAGCAGATAAACCGCACTATAATACACTTTCCACGATAATCAGGAATCTGGAAGAAAAGGAATATGTGGGCCATGTGGCCTATGGGAATACCCATCAGTATTATCCTGTAGTCCGAAAGGAGGATTACCGTAAAAAGTTTATACACAATGCCATTGCCGATTATTTTAACCATTCATACAAGGGGCTCATTTCTTTCTTTGCAGAAGAGGAAAAAATAAGCGCATCTGAACTCCGGGAAATTATCAGGGAAATAGAAAATAAGAAATAA
- a CDS encoding peptidylprolyl isomerase — MAVLEKIRKRSLILILVIGLALFSFVISDLFRNGGGIGSNTSSIGEVNGEALSRTEFADEVEYFSRQYGERASTVQVVNQVWERQLRSELLDQQCKELGINIEKDQIINVVKANPAFARDTTFQNEAGVFDDQKFIEFIADLRLNNPAAYEQWKLQEDALIKSSMEQTYFNLVKAGVGATLKEGEFAYRLENDKVDINYVKVPYNTVADSLVTVSSGEIQQYIDEHKEEYRDEASRDIQYVYFEEKPSEADETAIRESIAGLLETRVEYNSATEKNDTLPGFRTAKDVEDFVNTNSDIQYDSTYVAKSDLPSSVADTLFNLNIGEVYGPYKDEGYYKLSRMLDKKAGGSVKASHILIGYEGAAQANQGVTRSKEEAAAKAKELLAEARKSGADFAAMARENSDGPTASRGGDLGYFTEGRMVPEFNDFVFANPVGKIGMVETDFGFHVIKIDDRKDVVRIATIAREIEPSEKTMNDLFTEATKFEMEATNGNFTDVAKEMNYQVRPVNNLKAMDEMLPGIGNQRAVVQWSFNKDTDKGAIKRFDVPSGYIIAQLTNKRKEGVARAKDVSAVVTPILRKQKKAAWIRENSDTASLEAFAKSNNVTVAMAAGVNMKSPTISGAGREPKVVGTAFALAQGETSGVIEGRDGAYMVTVTKKSDASPLDNYSTYANTLTSTNRSTVNTGVVNALKEAAEIEDNRAMFY, encoded by the coding sequence ATGGCAGTTCTTGAAAAAATAAGAAAACGTTCCCTGATACTTATTCTGGTTATCGGTTTGGCATTATTTTCTTTTGTTATTTCCGATTTATTCCGGAACGGCGGGGGAATAGGCAGCAATACCTCCTCCATAGGTGAAGTGAACGGGGAGGCATTGTCCAGGACCGAGTTTGCAGATGAGGTGGAATACTTTTCCCGTCAGTATGGCGAAAGGGCATCCACCGTACAGGTGGTAAACCAGGTCTGGGAGCGGCAACTCCGGAGCGAACTACTCGATCAGCAATGTAAGGAACTGGGGATAAATATAGAAAAAGACCAGATCATTAATGTTGTAAAGGCCAATCCCGCTTTTGCCCGTGATACTACCTTTCAGAACGAGGCAGGGGTTTTTGACGACCAAAAGTTCATAGAATTCATAGCAGACCTCAGGTTAAACAATCCCGCAGCATATGAGCAATGGAAACTGCAGGAAGATGCGCTTATAAAATCTTCCATGGAGCAGACTTATTTTAACCTGGTCAAGGCCGGGGTGGGGGCTACCCTGAAAGAAGGGGAGTTTGCCTACAGACTGGAGAACGACAAGGTGGATATCAACTATGTAAAAGTGCCTTACAATACCGTAGCAGACAGTCTCGTAACCGTTTCCAGCGGTGAAATACAACAATACATTGATGAACATAAGGAAGAGTACAGGGATGAGGCGTCAAGAGACATTCAGTATGTATACTTCGAGGAAAAACCTTCGGAAGCCGATGAAACCGCAATAAGGGAGAGTATTGCAGGCCTGCTGGAGACGAGGGTGGAGTACAACAGTGCTACGGAGAAAAACGATACCTTACCTGGTTTCAGGACTGCGAAAGACGTGGAGGATTTTGTAAATACTAATTCCGATATACAGTACGATTCTACTTATGTGGCCAAGAGCGACCTGCCCTCTTCAGTGGCCGATACGCTTTTTAATCTCAATATAGGTGAAGTTTACGGCCCTTATAAAGATGAAGGTTATTATAAATTGTCCAGAATGCTGGACAAAAAAGCCGGCGGAAGTGTAAAAGCAAGTCATATCCTGATCGGCTATGAAGGAGCCGCGCAGGCCAATCAGGGCGTTACCAGGAGCAAGGAAGAAGCAGCGGCCAAAGCAAAGGAACTGCTGGCGGAAGCCCGGAAAAGCGGCGCCGATTTTGCTGCGATGGCCAGGGAAAACTCAGATGGCCCTACCGCTTCCAGAGGAGGTGACCTGGGATATTTTACCGAAGGTAGAATGGTGCCGGAATTCAACGATTTTGTCTTTGCCAACCCTGTTGGTAAAATAGGAATGGTTGAAACCGACTTTGGCTTTCACGTGATAAAAATAGACGATAGAAAAGATGTTGTGCGTATTGCTACCATAGCACGTGAAATAGAACCTTCGGAAAAAACAATGAACGACCTTTTTACGGAGGCCACGAAATTTGAGATGGAGGCTACGAACGGGAATTTTACGGATGTAGCCAAGGAGATGAACTACCAGGTACGTCCGGTGAATAATCTGAAAGCCATGGACGAAATGTTGCCGGGTATCGGAAACCAGAGGGCAGTGGTGCAATGGAGTTTTAATAAAGATACCGATAAAGGAGCTATCAAAAGATTTGATGTGCCCTCCGGTTATATTATTGCACAGCTCACCAACAAAAGAAAAGAAGGAGTAGCCAGAGCCAAAGATGTGTCTGCCGTGGTAACGCCCATCCTCAGAAAACAGAAAAAAGCGGCGTGGATCAGGGAAAACAGCGATACTGCTTCCCTCGAAGCGTTTGCAAAGTCCAATAATGTGACCGTAGCCATGGCTGCGGGAGTAAACATGAAAAGCCCGACGATCAGCGGAGCCGGAAGGGAACCGAAAGTGGTCGGTACGGCATTTGCTCTGGCACAGGGAGAAACTTCAGGAGTTATTGAAGGACGTGACGGAGCTTATATGGTAACCGTTACCAAAAAGTCCGATGCTTCGCCTCTCGATAACTACAGTACTTATGCCAATACCCTTACCTCAACCAACAGAAGTACGGTAAATACCGGGGTAGTGAATGCCCTTAAAGAAGCCGCCGAGATAGAAGATAACAGGGCGATGTTCTATTAA
- a CDS encoding hemolysin family protein, translating to MDYAIVIIIVSLLFSAFFSGMEIAYISSNKIHIEIEKKQKGWLANILTKLTVKPSKFIATMLVGNNIALVVYGFYMGELIVSRIYPAYMEAGELPLRIIFVQTLISTAIILITGEFLPKVFFQVYANRLLRVFALPAYGFYMIFSFISELVIRISDFLLRTFFKTKGDEVQLTFSKVELGDYISEQMEAVEDEDEIDSEIQIFQNALEFSDVKAREVMVPRTEIVAVELHESPKGLVKLFTDTGYSKILIYQDTIDNIIGYVHSFELFKKPKGIKNVMLPVEFVPETMLINDILGLLTKKRKSIAVVLDEYGGTSGILTVEDIVEELFGEIEDEHDTVVLLEEQLDEKEFKFSARLEVDYINEEYKLELPESENYETLGGLIVNHIGEIPEKGEEVTIGDYRFAILEVSNTKIDLVQMKIVEEE from the coding sequence ATGGACTACGCTATCGTAATCATTATAGTTTCACTGCTGTTTTCCGCCTTTTTTTCCGGGATGGAGATCGCTTACATATCTTCCAACAAGATACATATAGAAATAGAGAAAAAGCAGAAAGGCTGGCTGGCCAATATACTTACAAAACTTACGGTAAAACCTTCCAAATTTATTGCAACCATGCTGGTGGGGAATAATATCGCCTTGGTGGTATATGGTTTTTATATGGGAGAACTTATCGTAAGCAGGATATACCCGGCATATATGGAGGCCGGGGAGCTTCCGTTGCGTATCATATTTGTGCAGACGCTCATTTCCACGGCCATTATTCTCATTACGGGCGAGTTCCTTCCCAAGGTTTTCTTCCAGGTGTATGCCAACAGGTTGTTACGGGTGTTTGCCCTTCCGGCATACGGGTTTTATATGATTTTCTCGTTTATATCCGAACTGGTTATCCGGATATCCGATTTTCTCCTGAGAACATTTTTCAAGACAAAAGGGGACGAAGTGCAGCTTACCTTCAGCAAAGTCGAGCTGGGCGATTACATCTCCGAGCAGATGGAAGCTGTGGAAGATGAAGATGAGATAGATTCCGAAATACAGATATTTCAGAATGCCCTGGAATTTTCCGATGTCAAGGCCCGGGAAGTGATGGTGCCCCGCACCGAAATTGTGGCCGTGGAGCTCCACGAATCGCCCAAAGGGCTGGTAAAACTGTTTACCGACACCGGATATTCCAAAATACTTATTTACCAGGACACTATTGACAATATCATAGGGTATGTACATTCGTTTGAACTCTTCAAAAAACCAAAGGGGATAAAAAATGTAATGCTCCCCGTAGAATTTGTGCCGGAGACCATGCTGATCAACGATATTCTGGGCCTGCTCACCAAAAAGCGAAAGAGTATAGCCGTCGTGCTGGATGAATACGGAGGGACTTCAGGTATACTCACCGTAGAGGATATCGTGGAAGAACTATTTGGAGAAATTGAAGACGAACACGATACCGTAGTGCTGCTGGAAGAACAGCTCGACGAAAAGGAGTTTAAATTTTCGGCCCGGCTCGAGGTAGACTATATCAATGAAGAGTACAAACTGGAACTTCCCGAAAGCGAAAACTACGAGACCCTTGGCGGGCTTATCGTAAACCATATCGGGGAAATCCCCGAAAAAGGGGAGGAAGTGACCATAGGAGACTATCGTTTTGCCATTCTTGAAGTCAGCAACACCAAAATAGACCTTGTGCAAATGAAAATTGTGGAAGAAGAATAG
- the lptC gene encoding LPS export ABC transporter periplasmic protein LptC: MQQRLNHIFIHIVTALAVAMFFSCDSSFEDIRKIDTPERFPVGVAENFHLIYTDSARIKATLTSPRSEDYSNQEFPYQEFPDGLKVVFFDKDKNESTVTADYGIIYQATDMTDLRGNVVLLTHDGKKLETSQLYWDQKNKWIFTGEKFTYTNPQKGTIMNGEGIEFSQDFDEGKGKVKAYKIDGVKDIEVDEEETPANSDQPGEEERE; encoded by the coding sequence GTGCAACAAAGGTTAAATCATATTTTTATACACATTGTCACAGCATTGGCTGTGGCAATGTTTTTTTCATGCGATTCCAGTTTTGAGGATATCCGTAAAATAGACACCCCCGAACGCTTCCCGGTAGGGGTTGCGGAAAACTTCCACCTTATCTATACCGACTCTGCCCGCATTAAGGCCACACTTACCAGTCCGCGGAGTGAAGATTATTCCAACCAGGAATTTCCCTACCAGGAATTTCCCGACGGACTTAAAGTGGTGTTCTTCGACAAAGACAAAAACGAAAGCACTGTTACCGCAGACTATGGAATTATCTATCAGGCTACGGATATGACCGACCTTCGCGGTAATGTCGTGCTCCTTACCCACGACGGGAAAAAACTGGAAACATCACAACTTTATTGGGACCAGAAAAACAAATGGATTTTCACCGGGGAGAAATTCACCTATACCAATCCTCAAAAAGGGACAATAATGAACGGGGAGGGGATAGAATTCAGTCAGGATTTTGATGAGGGAAAAGGGAAGGTGAAAGCCTATAAGATCGACGGTGTAAAGGATATTGAAGTAGACGAGGAAGAAACTCCGGCAAACAGCGATCAACCGGGTGAGGAAGAAAGAGAATAA
- a CDS encoding type III pantothenate kinase, with protein sequence MTLAVDAGNTFVKIAVFQSDAVLYTDRFSSGEFLKKISGVLEKYPVVTDMIIASVADITENDLSELAKKVHVHVLGNLPVLPFQNRYATPGTLGADRVALVGAACRKYTGKNVLIIDSGTCITYDFLDEKKQYLGGAISPGIRMRYKALHTFTARLPLIESTRLEDFIGDSTATSIASGVLNGVVNEIDGVISQYQARFEHLTVILTGGDLDFLSKQLKSSIFANSNFLLEGLNYIMELNKNQ encoded by the coding sequence ATGACTTTAGCCGTAGATGCCGGAAATACTTTTGTGAAGATTGCTGTTTTTCAATCAGATGCTGTTTTGTATACCGACAGGTTCTCTTCCGGGGAATTTTTGAAAAAAATTTCGGGAGTCCTGGAAAAATATCCCGTTGTGACCGATATGATCATCGCTTCGGTCGCGGATATTACAGAAAATGACCTTTCGGAACTGGCCAAAAAGGTGCATGTGCATGTTCTCGGTAATTTGCCGGTACTGCCTTTTCAAAACAGATATGCCACCCCCGGAACACTCGGGGCCGACCGGGTGGCGCTTGTAGGCGCCGCATGTCGGAAATATACAGGTAAGAATGTTCTCATTATTGATTCGGGCACTTGTATTACTTATGATTTTCTGGATGAAAAAAAACAATATCTCGGCGGTGCGATTTCCCCGGGCATAAGGATGAGGTACAAGGCCCTACATACGTTTACGGCGAGATTACCGTTAATAGAATCTACCCGTCTGGAAGATTTTATAGGAGACTCCACTGCAACAAGCATAGCTTCCGGCGTGCTCAATGGTGTTGTAAATGAAATAGATGGAGTTATTAGTCAATATCAAGCGCGATTTGAACATTTAACAGTTATTTTAACGGGCGGCGACCTCGATTTTTTGTCAAAACAATTAAAAAGTAGCATATTTGCGAATTCAAATTTCCTCCTCGAAGGGTTGAATTATATTATGGAACTCAATAAGAACCAATGA
- a CDS encoding GntR family transcriptional regulator, giving the protein MKFAIDHKSPVPLHAQVEILLRELIEQEEYQNGKTLPSEVELSKKLAISRTTVRQAIKKLVFEGLLIRKKRAGTKVAPRPVSSKSNNWLSFSQEMRLRGIPIKNFELHISWVPADETLANFFEIQKGRKVLKMERVRGKPEEPFVYFASYFHPRVELTGDEDFKKPLYEMLEQEHSVIATLSKEEISATAADDFIAGKLEIPQGAPVLFRKRHVFDQGERPIEYNLGYYKADSFIYTVESTR; this is encoded by the coding sequence ATGAAATTTGCTATTGACCACAAAAGCCCTGTACCACTTCATGCACAGGTAGAGATCTTGCTCCGGGAACTCATAGAACAGGAGGAGTACCAGAACGGAAAAACTCTTCCGAGTGAGGTTGAACTTTCCAAAAAACTAGCCATTTCACGCACCACGGTCAGACAGGCCATTAAAAAACTGGTCTTCGAGGGATTATTAATACGAAAGAAAAGGGCAGGGACCAAGGTAGCTCCCAGACCGGTGAGTTCCAAATCAAACAACTGGCTCAGTTTTTCACAGGAAATGAGGCTGCGCGGAATCCCCATCAAAAATTTTGAATTGCACATCAGCTGGGTTCCTGCCGATGAGACACTGGCCAACTTCTTTGAGATACAAAAAGGTCGTAAAGTACTGAAAATGGAACGGGTACGGGGAAAACCGGAAGAACCGTTCGTCTATTTTGCCTCTTACTTCCACCCCCGAGTAGAACTCACGGGTGATGAGGATTTTAAAAAGCCCCTCTACGAAATGCTGGAACAGGAGCATTCGGTGATCGCCACGCTTTCCAAGGAAGAGATCAGCGCTACAGCCGCGGACGACTTTATTGCAGGGAAACTCGAAATCCCGCAGGGAGCCCCGGTATTATTCCGGAAACGCCACGTTTTCGACCAGGGCGAGCGGCCCATAGAATACAACCTGGGGTATTATAAAGCCGACAGCTTCATCTATACCGTGGAAAGTACCCGATAA